In Leucoraja erinacea ecotype New England chromosome 20, Leri_hhj_1, whole genome shotgun sequence, the DNA window agggggaagtatagggacaggtgttacatctcctgcagttgcaggggaaagtcccTGGGatgtgggtggtttgggtgggaagggacgagtgaaCCAAGGGAGCAGTCTTCGTGGAAGGCAGAAAGAggcggggatgggaagatgtgactggaggTGAAATTATGTTGGAGCtgatggaaatgttggagaatgatgtgttggatgcggaggccggtggggtgaaaggtgagggccaggggaactctatccctgTTCCGTCcacagggagggggagcgagggcAGGACTAAGAGTTGAAGAGGAGACACAGGTgggggatccatctatgacagaaggggaaaacccacatttactaaagaaagaggacatctcctaGAATAGAACGTCTCAGCCTGGAAGCGGATGTGGTGAAGATGGAGGAATAATGAGTAGggaatagcatctttgcaagaggcagggtgggagggagtgTAGTCCAGAAAACTGTGGGAGGTGGTAGCTTTATAGTACatgctagactaagtgcagacccattggatctgcccccccaacgcaatattccaccactcacttgttcccccaacgtaacccgttcccccagcgcaatattccaccagcaTGCAtagcgcaggcacggctcatttcccctcattctccagcactcccttcccctcctcttcaccctcccgcttctttcccctctcctcctcccctcccccaatcactccctcacctctccctccctctcctttcccctaccctcagtcacttcctccctccctccataactactctcccctctctacccccctcctatccctctatcccacctctcccccaatcCTCACCTCCCCTTATCCTCCCACTATCCCTCGTCACCTCTCCCTGtcctcatatccctctattccgcaCCCTCTactgcccccacaccccctcctcttcctctattcCCCACGGATATTGAAATTCGGCAATGATGTCCCACCGCTGCCATGAGGTTCCACCGCCACCACGGCCCCATCGTGGCGAGGCCTCACCaccgcggtctcgatgcctcctggaGCGCCACGTAGAAGCCCGGCCGGGGCCTCGCGGGTAGAAGCCCAAGTCAGGCGAAGCGGCCGACGGCGCCCGCGGCTGGGAACTACGGAGGGCGCAAAATGGCCGCTCGCCCGCTTGGCACCACGGAGGTGCCCGCAGATGCAGCTCTAGCCAGCCAAGCTTTATATTCTCCTCGCTGAGTGCCACCCGTGACTGACAGCGGACACGGCCAttcagtgcggcgatggtgcgGGAAGGGGCGTCACTGTCCcggcgactgacaggagaggagaccaatctgcgcatgtgcggttttaaagatttttaaaccttaataactttaaatatataccatcgatcggaacaaatcGTGTTGcccttgtagcacaggagaatgTGAGTATAGTGGTGGTGAAATAGCGAAGCACTCtagtgtaccgtttttgcgcaaatagaaataaACGCAAAACCAGAAGGTCAGAGTTtgagttatgtatagatagaagattagtcgatagtctgtcccctgtggtGGAGACATAGAGATCAAGAATGGGGAGAGTGGTGTCggagatagtccaggtgaatttgagaacAGGGTGGGCGTTAGTGATGAAGTTAATGAAATCtacgagttctgcatgggtgtagGAGGCAGCCccagatgcagtcgtcaatgtagtggagaaaCGGTTCGGGGAGAGGGCCGGTGTCCGCCTGAAAGAAGGAACGTTCCATGTAACCGGGAAAAGACAGGCACAACTGGGGCCCATGCCAGTGTCCACGGCTACACCCTTAACTTGGAGAGAAGCCAAaggagttgttgagggtgagggagTGTAATCGGAGTGAAATCGATTGGTCTTTATTTAACATTACCTTGCTTTCGATGTTATTTACAGAAAAGGATAAAGGCAAAGAGGACAAACAGAGGGAGGATATACTGATCCAGAAAATCCAGAAATTGGTGGAGAAAAGGGACTTCCTGGTCGAAGATGCAGAAGTGGAGAGATTAAGGTCATTTGATGGTCACTCATTGTATTGACTTTTTTTCATACCTATTTCAATCTCCACGTAGAATAAAAGGAGCATGGAACTGGTCTCCTTGACAACactgctaaagatagacacaaaaagctggagtaactcagtgggtcagacagcatcactggagaaaatgaataggtgatgtttcgggttgagactcttctcctttaattattattaattcattATTGCCCAATTTATTTATAGTACTAGCAGtagtaaattaaaataaatgtgatCTGAACAATGTCAGAGTCTATTATCAATGCCTAATTAACCTTGTGGTGGCAACTTTGTGAACTACTGCAGTTGTTTTGGTGAAGATACTCCCTCAGTGgatagggagttccaggatttagacgcGGAGACAATGAAGGATTGTGAACATATGGCGGTTGTGACAGGGGCCTTTGTTCATCTTGCTGATGGAGACTGGGGAAATACCGCTGGAGTAGCCAGCAGTGCTCATGGTGAAGGGAATGAaggttacataaaaacatagaaacatagaaattaggtgcaggagtgggccatttggcccttcgagcctgcaccgccattcaatatgatcatggctgatcatccaactcagtatcctgtacctgctttctctccacaccccatgatccctttagccacaagggccacatctaactccctcttaaatatagccaatgaactggcctcaactacattctgtggcagagaattccagggattcaccactcactgtgtaatttttttttttctcatctcagtcctaaaagatttcccctttatccttaaactgtgaccccttgtcctggacttccccaacatcgggaacaatcttcctgcatctagcctgtccaaccccttaagaattttgtatgtttctataagatcccccctcaatcttctaaatgggtTTCGGTTGGTGGGTGCAGTAGAAACAGTGTGTGCACCTTTTTCTCGAATATTAAAACATTCATGACATTTGATGCTGGCTTGTTTATGTTACTCTGTGTTAATGGGTGAATTAAATCAATACATAACCTTCCAGATTAGTCTATCATGGGGCCAAGGCCAAGGCTTTTTTTGCTAAACTCCATATAAACAACATGCCATTTGGTCCTCTTGGAAACCTCGTCAGAAAACTCTATCAAAAATTTGAGAGACACAATTTCTCTTTCACAAAGCTGTGCTGACTATCCATAGTCAGTCCTTGTCTGCCCTAATGTTGGTAGATCCTGTCCCTAAAATTCCTCTCCAATGTTACCCACCACGTATGTCAGGCTCACCAACCTGTGATCCCTGGCTTGTTCTTGTACCTGACCCTAGTTTCCCCACAAAGTCTAAGGACACGCTGGGTCAGAACCTGAGGAGATTCACCTTAACCTCATTCTCGCCAtggactccggcgactgtgcaatcctgctccttctcgacctcagcgcagcatttgatacagtggaccataccatcctaattgaccgtctccggtacaggATTGGTGTTGATGGTATTGCCCTGAGCTGGTTTGTTTCCTACCTAAAGAAACAGGAGTTTCTCTACGAACATAGGCaattctttctcctccccagctagccttttctgcggggttccacaaggctccatcctaggccccattctcttctctctctacatGCTCCCCCTCGGCCAAGTCTTTCAAAGGCATGGCATTTCTTCCCActgctatgcagatgatactgagctctatctccccctgaaacccaacaaaCGGTCTAATTTAAACAGCCTCATGCACTGCCTCGATGATTTAAAATGTTGGATGGCTCAGAACTTCCCCCAACTtaacgagagcaagtctgaggtcatcctactcaaCCCCTCCGACCCCATCAAAACAATAACAGGCggccttggaagcctaacctccttagtcaaatcgcatgtcaaaaaccttggcgtgatatttgactctgcaTTAAAGTTTGATAAGCAAGTCAACTCTGTGGTAAAACCTGgtttcttccagcttcgtacAATAGCTAAAATCAAATCAATCCTCAAATTCGACGACCTTGAAATAATCATCGACGCATTCATCTTCTCCCGCCTTGACCTTGCAACTCCCTAtacatcagccaatcatccctgtcccacctgcaattggtccaaaatgccgcagcaagacttctgacgggtacccgtaaaagggacgACATCAcctcgatcctggcctctctccactggctcccagtacggtatagaatcaacttcaagctcctcttattcatataaaaagcccttaacgggcttgccctccCCCCATAtaaaaaatcttctaacccaccattctacctgcaggtccctcaggtcagccgacttggggctactgactatcccagggtctaggtttaagctcaggggtgaccgcactATTCCAGTTGCAGCACCTAAACTGTGGAATAGCATCctgctcctcatcagaactgcctccaccagcgactcctTTAGGTCACAACTCAAAAcccatttctactccctagcttttttgagcccctctgaggggggggcgctgtaaacagtttatgtatgtattgttaggtctgtgtacCGTTGTATATATcacattagtacctgcactgatgtgaagcgCTTTGGTCAACATGAGTTGTTTTTAAACGTGctataaaaaataaatttattcttcttcttattattattattattatttaagacTGGTAGCATCTCCTCTTTTGTAATTCAGCTATGGTTCAATGCATTGTTACTCATTTCCCTCAGTTCCTTTTCTTGCATGACCATCTTAGATGCAAATCAAAAGATGTGTATCCTAAAGGTGCAATGGCAATATGCCAACATTTAATAAATTAAACATTCATAAATCAAGGATGACCCATGTCTGATATTTAAGACTAGAAAATGATTCTAATTCTATTTTGTGGGAATTTATTCTCACAGAGAAAGAGAAGAAGACAAGGAAATGGAAGAATTCCTCCAGTCAAAGTTAAGACCACTAAAACATGTAACTAAAGCACCTCTGGGTAAGTCAAGATTAAAACAAGTCAACTTTGAAAACAGCTTTAACCTTTTGATTGTCACTTTGATTGATTTTCATTCCAGGCTCTTCTGACATCCAGGCCCTCTTCCTCGCTCCTCCTCATTTCATCGTATGATAAAAGGGATCTTGGCATCATCAGCTGGTCTTGGCAATCTTTGCGTTGCCCAAACTGCCTGAACCATGTTGCTTGCTATATGTTGGAAacacacaacaggtcaggcagcatctatggtgcgaggGTCAGAGTTGGCTGAAGACCCTGCTTCACAACTGGGAAAGAGAGTTTTATGTGGTAGAGAAAGTGGGGTTCTCTACCACATAAAACAAAGGATAGGGCAAAGTCAGTTTGTCATTGTGTTATGTTGCAGAGGTCATTTACTCTTGGGATCTTAGGAGACCGTGGCATTGATTTGTCAATGTTGCGGGGATGCAGGCAGCTTCTGCCGGGTGGGTACTCTGTTTGCAGCAACTTCTGGATGGTTGAGTTAAACGCTCTGGTTCAACTGCACATTGTCCTGGGCTGGCCTATATTTTAATGTAAATATATTACCTGGCAGCTGCAATTCTGGGAGGAAAGCCAGggcaaagggaatatctctgatagtGTCAGGCCAGGATTGCTCAGGGGATTCCAATATTTATGGAGCTGGCTGCTTAATAGATTAATGAGAAGAACTGCAGAGAATGATAACAAGCAGAGGGATATGATAACAATGTGGAATGCGGGCCAGAGCTGTTGCTGAACCTGAAACCAGAAGGAGAATGCAGGAAGTGGCCAACAGGtggggcagtgtctctggagagagaaatgcTGAGTTAACATCACAGATGAACTGTGACAGTTCTGGTATAAAGACTTAGAGGGAATATTGATTTCTGAAGGCTGCAATTGTCAATTTTGCCAAAAGTCAATATCAAATTTACAATGAACTTCATTGTAGTAGCACAGAAGACCATGGACATATAGTGACTGGGAGAATAAGACAGGAAATTGACCCGTGGGCTGGATGGCGAGGGCAAGAGGAACATTATTCTTGCTTTGCCAGAAGAGCGGTGAGAACAAAGAACAAAGGTGCAAGAAATATAAGAAATACTGTCAAGGGCTCGTGTTAATTATGGTGGAGGATATGGGAAATGGAAGAAATCTCACAGGAACGAGTGTGGAAAGTCTCGTCATCAAAACAGATGAAATTGAGATAGAAGACCTGGGAGAATGGAATTGGCATAAAAAAGAATGACATTTGAGTTCTATATGAGTGGAGGAAGCTGTCAATATGTGGGAAAGAGAGTTGACGGCCTGAGTAGGAGTGAAACGAAAACCGTTCCATGGGTTCCAGAAAGAGACAGACAGAGCTCAAGCCCATGCAATTTAAATCGACCTTTAATTTGGAGAAAGTGAGTGAAGGAAGAATTGTTCAACATGAGAATGTACTTTCAAGCAGGTGAGTTTGCTGGCAGAAGTGATCAATATCCAGCTGTATTCTGATCAATATCCAGCTGATCCAGAAGTGATCAATATCCAGTATTCTTTGATTACCTTTCTCACTACCAAGAGCTCTGTCAATTTTTATGCCATCTACAAAGTTATTAACTTTActaatctaatgcccctgtcccacttgggaaatctgaacggaaacctctggagactttgtgccccactcaaggtttccatgcggttcccggaggtttttgtcagtctccctacctgcttccgctacctgcaacctccgggaaccgcacggaaaccttgggtggggcgcaaatcctcctgaggtttccattcaggtttcctaagtgggacaggggcattagtgaacATAGGTTGCTCGCTTTATTTTTAAACATGGGAACCGATTATGTACTTGAAATAAAATCCCActattttcattattttaataTTGCAGACACACCAAAAGAGATATCGGCTGTTAATGAACCTCCTCCAAACAAACCATCAGTCGCCAAAGCTGGAATGGCCTTAATCAAAGATTGCTGTGGAACTACGCAATGCAATATTATGTAGTTCCCGCTAATTATGTTTGCATCTCGTCTCTCAGTGTTTGTGAAAGAGATTGGCACCCAAGCTGGATGAACAGCTGACCATACCATACTGTGGTACAACACTGCATTGAAGTGAGTCTGCCCTTCATGCATGGATCACAAACTCTGCATGCTGAAAAGGAAAACGCATCTTGTTTCCAGTGGTAGAATAAGAACTGTTTTTTATACCTGGCATGTGTGATAACAAAGTAGTTTATGAAATTGTTCCAGAGGTAAAAACACGACACAATGCACACACCACGTTTAAAACCTCCTACCTACACTGATAGGATGTTACAGGGCTTGCATGGAACAAATCTTCAAGGCTTATTTCATACGATTCTCTAGATTCTGCCAGGCATTTCAGCTTGGGACACCAAACAATTACAACACTTGCCGTGAAAGAGCACATTCAACTACTGAAAGTCAGGTAACCAACTTTTCAAATTTAAACCCAGTGACTTTACATGCTTGGAGACAAATTCTCTTCTGTAGAGACCAAGTAGAGATTGTGATGTAtcatattttaaaatgtgttcttattgtgttaCAATCAAGTGTTTCCTTATTGATAACTAGGGGATTGTTAATGTACTATAAAGGTAAATTGAGATGTGTCTGTCATAGAGCAGCAGCATTGATAAAACTTTGCAAGTTAGTTCTGAAATAAAAAGATCTAAGAATTCAAGAGTTGGGGTTTAGGGAAAAGATATTCATCTTTGGGTGGGACTAAAGTTGTGTGGAGGTTGATCACTGTTAAAGTTGAATTTCTTCCCCACGTTCTTTGAAGTACGTAATTAGATCAAATAATATTTATATTTCTTATTTATATTCTTGTTGGCTATGTTTGAATAAAAGTTTGTTTCCTTCCTTTGTGCACCACTTTCTATGCTCAGCACAAAAGCAACTGGTTACTGTCAGGCACTCGCTGTAGAAGGCAAGAAAGAGGATGGTGGGCTAATGAAATGTGACAGAACCACGCAATGCTAAAACTAAGTTTAAAGCATATTTGCACTCACCTGAACTTAGAGGAAAATAAACTTTTGTCTCTCTCCCAACTAATTGTCGTCCTTGTGTTTAAATGCTATCAAATTCTCCAATATTTGTCATTATTTAATGTTGAATCTTTTATCTATTTCGAAGGTCTATTTTAATGAAATGTATAATTATCGAAAAGTGATTAAACAGTTGTGTGTTTAGATCTTGAATATAATAAAGTTATTTGCTTGGGTATGAGACTTTATTTTATTATGCAGGGGGAAATGCAGTGTTCATGTTggttgtgtgaaaaaaaaagtcgcacacgttgaaaatctgaaataaaaatagaaaatgttggatgcattgagcagtcaggcagcatctatatttGTTCATGTTTTTGGTTAAAgactcagaactgggaaagagaaaacaaattAGTTTTAAATTGCAGTTTAATCAacttggcacagcagtagagttgctgccttaagagcCTGTCACACAAGCATGCGacagcatgcggcgagcgcgaccaaaccggaagcgggggccgcgcggaggtcgagtgaatgacgtgaagttcgagcgaaataAGCGCGTGACGttcggcgtcaagacgctgcgtgcgGCGTCGAGACTCTGCATATGCCCGTCGAGCCAGTGCGTACgccgtcgaggcagctgcgggccggcaggcc includes these proteins:
- the LOC129707083 gene encoding bMERB domain-containing protein 1-like, coding for MELKTSPSASLDSKRSLRSYGAVEETEWSRLTVGKVADQLDIISMADLTATPDEIEMEMARIQRLREVLVRRESELRFMIDDIQLCKEITNLKQELQIFVSIPEKDKGKEDKQREDILIQKIQKLVEKRDFLVEDAEVERLREREEDKEMEEFLQSKLRPLKHVTKAPLDTPKEISAVNEPPPNKPSVAKAGMALIKDCCGTTQCNIM